The proteins below come from a single Rosa rugosa chromosome 2, drRosRugo1.1, whole genome shotgun sequence genomic window:
- the LOC133732174 gene encoding peptide-N4-(N-acetyl-beta-glucosaminyl)asparagine amidase A-like — translation MASLLHLLFFLFLQPLFSIANVHKLNQLRSELISQPTPLNDTPPTLYFEVTKPIKLPKTKPCSQLILQHDFAYTYGKAPVFANYHPPSNCPSQNFSKIVLEWKATSKGRQFDRIFGVWLSGVELLRSCTAEPRPNGIVWRVEKDITRYYSLLQKNQTLAVYLGNLIDKTYTGVYHVNVSIHFYPAEENLIDHDQKLASWADLILPISRNLPLKDGLWFEIENSTDTKLKEFEIPRNAYRAVLEVYVSFHENDESWYANPTNEYIAANNLSVPGNGPFREVVVSIDGHVVGAVWPFTVIFTGGVNPLLWRPITAIGSYDLPSYDIEITPFLGNILDGKSHKIGFNVTNALNVWYIDANLHIWLDKQSRRTEGQLVKHTSLPLVISLVSDFKGLNGTFITRVSRSVSSTGWVKSSNGNITTQSIQNFYYSNTMVMGNNGDVQIVNQNIHFNDTVHIMTPSSIVHSLSSHKTFPLYLYTDYLEQKNNTYLLVTNVSLGVIEKKTASAGSRFMKSSLRNLQNAEGHMVVKDNLVVSGVGNTQQMYRYHGGKFCYFRNISSSNYTILYDKVENTCNNKPKSNWDFGLRRLWPFGAGFI, via the coding sequence ATGGCTTCTCTGTTGcatctcctcttcttcctcttccttcaACCTCTCTTCTCCATTGCCAATGTCCACAAACTCAACCAACTCAGATCAGAGCTCATCTCCCAACCAACACCTCTAAATGACACCCCACCAACTCTTTACTTTGAAGTAACCAAACCCATTAAACTACCCAAAACCAAGCCTTGTTCCCAGCTCATTCTCCAGCATGACTTTGCCTACACTTATGGAAAAGCCCCAGTCTTTGCTAACTACCACCCTCCCTCAAATTGTCCATCTCAGAACTTCTCCAAGATTGTTCTTGAATGGAAAGCTACAAGCAAGGGAAGGCAATTTGACCGCATTTTTGGGGTTTGGCTTTCTGGGGTTGAGCTTCTCAGGAGCTGCACCGCAGAGCCGAGGCCTAATGGGATTGTCTGGAGGGTTGAGAAGGACATCACCAGGTACTATTCATTACTCCAGAAGAATCAGACACTTGCTGTTTATCTTGgcaatttgattgataaaacCTATACTGGGGTTTACCATGTCAATGTTAGTATTCATTTTTATCCTGCTGAAGAGAACTTGATTGATCATGACCAAAAGTTGGCATCTTGGGCGGATTTGATTCTGCCCATTTCTAGAAATTTGCCTTTGAAGGATGGGTTGTGGTTTGAAATTGAGAATTCAACTGATACCAAGTTGAAGGAATTTGAGATTCCTCGAAATGCTTATAGGGCTGTGTTGGAAGTGTATGTTTCCTTTCATGAGAATGATGAATCCTGGTATGCAAATCCTACTAATGAGTACATTGCTGCAAACAACCTTAGCGTGCCCGGAAATGGACCCTTTAGGGAGGTTGTGGTCAGTATAGATGGTCATGTTGTTGGTGCTGTGTGGCCTTTTACAGTGATATTCACAGGAGGGGTCAATCCTCTCCTGTGGCGACCCATTACTGCAATTGGCTCATACGATCTTCCTTCTTATGACATCGAAATCACACCGTTTTTAGGGAACATATTGGATGGGAAGAGCCACAAGATTGGGTTTAATGTTACAAATGCCTTGAATGTTTGGTACATAGATGCAAATTTGCATATTTGGTTGGACAAACAGAGCAGAAGAACTGAGGGACAGCTTGTGAAGCACACAAGCTTGCCCCTTGTTATTTCACTGGTGTCAGATTTCAAGGGTTTAAATGGCACATTTATCACAAGGGTGAGCAGGTCTGTCTCATCAACTGGGTGGGTGAAGTCATCGAATGGAAATATTACAACCCAGTCAATTCAAAATTTTTACTACAGTAATACAATGGTCATGGGGAATAATGGTGATGTGCAGATAGTGAACCAGAACATCCATTTCAATGACACTGTTCATATCATGACGCCTTCCTCCATCGTTCACTCACTCTCATCACACAAAACATTTCCCCTTTACTTGTACACTGACTACTtggaacaaaaaaataatacatATTTATTGGTGACAAATGTCAGTCTGGGAGTTATTGAGAAGAAAACTGCAAGTGCTGGTTCTCGATTCATGAAGAGCTCTCTCAGAAATTTGCAGAATGCAGAGGGTCATATGGTTGTAAAAGATAATTTGGTAGTCAGTGGAGTCGGGAATACACAGCAAATGTACAGATATCATGGTGGAAAATTCTGTTACTTTAGGAATATAAGCAGCTCAAACTACACCATACTTTATGATAAGGTTGAGAATACATGCAACAACAAACCAAAGTCTAACTGGGATTTTGGTTTGAGAAGACTGTGGCCTTTTGGTGCTGGATTTATTTGA